CGTCGTTCTGCGCGCTGATCGAGGCCGCCGATCTGGTGGTGACGAACAACACCGGGCCGATGCATATCGCCGCCGCGCTCAAGACGCCGGTCGTCGCGCTCTTTGCGCTGACCAATCCGCCTGAGCAGTGGGGGCCGTGGCGCGTGCCGCATCGTCAGTTGTTCCACGAGGTGCCGTGTCGCCTCTGCTACAGCCGCGTCTGCCCCTACGGCCACGAGTGCCTGCGGCTGGTGACGCCCGGCATGGTGCTGACAGCGGCGGAGGAACTGTTGGAAGAACAGCGGAACAACGAACAAAGAACAAAGGGCCGCGAGGCGGGGGGTGCGGTAGTATCACCCACCATTTCTTCGCCCGCGCCACGGGATACTGGGTTAGTGCTAGGTTCTTCGGAAGGGGCGCGGCGATGAGCGAGTGGCGTGCGGCGCGCAATATCCTGGCGATCCGTCCCGACAACATCGGCGATGTGGTGATGCTTGGGCCTGCCCTACGAGCCGTGAAAGAAACGTCGCCGCACGCCAGGCTGACGCTGCTGGCGAGCACTGGCGGCGCGACCGCAGCGCCCCTGCTGCCCTGGATCGATGAGGTGATTCCGTGGCGCACGCTGTGGCAGGATCTTGGACATCTGCCGTTCGATCCGGCTCGTGAGCGCGCGCTGATCGATCTGCTGGCCGAGCGCGCCTTCGACGCCGCGCTGATCTTTACGTCGTTCAGCCAGACGCCGCACGTGCCCGGCTATGTCTGCTACCTGGCGGGCATTCCGCTGCGCGCGGGTGAGAGCAAGGAGTTTGGCGGCAGGGCGCTCTCGACCGAGCTGCGGGGCGCTCCCGACGAGCTGCATCAGGTCGAGCGCAATCTGCGGCTGGTGGAGCACCTGGGCTTTGTGGCGAGCGACCGGCGGCTGGCGCTGTCGATCTCAGATGCGGCGCGGGCGGCGGTGCCGAATCTGCTGCGCCGCGCTGGCCTCGACCCCGACGCGCCCTATGTGCTGTGTCATCCCGGCGCGAGCGCCAGGGCGCGGCGCTACCCGCCGGAGCGATCCGGCCAGCTCGTCGACCTGCTGATGCGGCAGGGCTGGCAGGTGCTTGTCACGGGCGTCGAGCGTGAGGCGGCGCTGATCGAGCAGGTGCTTGCGTACGCGCCGCAGGCTGCGTGTCTGCTCGGCGGCACGACGCTCTCGGAGTACGCGGCGCTGATCGAGCGGGCCGCGCTGGTGATCTGCGGCAATACGCTGCCGCTCCATCTGGCCGATGCGCTGATGACGCCCGTGCTCGGCCTCTACTCCGGCACCGACTACGAGGAGCAGTGGCGGCCACGCTTCACGCGCTCCCGGCTGCTGCGCATCCCGACGCCATGCCATCCCTGCTATCTCTTCGAGTGCCCGATCGGCCAGCCGTGCCTCGACATCTCGCCCGAAGAGGCGCTGGCGGCGTCGCTGGAGCTGCTAGAAGAACCGAATGAAGCGGAGGTCGGCGGTGTGGGGGTCTGACAGCGAACAAAAGAACAACGGAACAAGAGAACAAAGGGAGAGCCAAGAGCCGAGAACCAGGGAAAACCCAAAGCTCGAAGCTTGGAACTTGACACCTGGAACTCGAAACCCGGAGAGGAGAACGATCGATGTCACATAGCGCAGTACCCAGCTCGCCGCTCGCCGTTCGTGCCGAGACGGTGCGTAAGATCGCAATCTTTCGGGCGCTGTTCCTGGGCGATTTGCTGTGTGCCGTGCCCGCGCTCCGCGCCCTGCGGCGGCGCTACCCACACGCCGAGATCACGCTGATCGGGCTGTCGTGGGCCGCCGATTTCGTCAGGCGCGTGCCGTATGTGGATCGCTTTGTCGCCTTTCCGGGCTACGAGGGCGTGCGCGAGGTGCCCTACAACGCCAGGCAGACGCGCGCGTTTCTCGCCGAGGCGCACGCCACGGGCTATGATCTCGCGCTTCAGATGCATGGGACTGGCGAGGTCAGCAACGGCTTTGTCGCCGCGCTGGGCGCGCGCGTCTCGCTGGGCTATCGCGCCGCCGCCGACGATCGCCTGGCGTTCAGCCTGCTCTACGAGGCCCGCCAGCACGAGATCCTGCGCTGGCTGCGGCTGGTCGAGGTGCTGGGCGCTCCCACCGACGATCTGCGCACCGAGTTTCCGGTGACAAAGGCCGAGGAGCGCCAGGCGATCGAGCTTCTCGCAGCGCCGTCATTGTACGGTAGCCGGAGCGGGCAGGTGATTGGACTCCATGCTGGCGCGAAAGATCCTGCCCGCCGCTGGTCGCCGGAGCGCTTCGCCGCCGTGGCCGATGCGCTGGTCGAGCGCTTTGGCGCGCGGATTGTGCTGACCGGCAGCGCGGGCGAGCGCAATATCACCGCCGCTGTGCAGGGCGCGATGCGGCATCCGGTGCGGGATCTGGCGGGGTTGACCGATCTGGGTACCTTTGCGGCGCTGATCGGCCATCTCGATCTGCTGATCACCAACGATACCGGCGCGTCGCATCTGGCTGCGGCGGCCAACACGCCCAGCGTGGTGCTCTTCGGTCCGTCGCGGCCCGAGGAGTGGGCACCGCTGGATCGCGAGCGCCATCACGTGATCGATGCGCTGGCGCTCGACGGGCACCACGCCGACCCATCGACCGCGCTGCAATATCTGCCCGTCGCGCCGGTGCTGGACGCCAGCGTCGCGGCGCTAGAGCATCGAGAGTCGCGAGCCGAGAACCAAGAACCAAGCTCCGCGAGCCGAGAGCCGAAAGTATGGCAGCACAGGCGTAAGATTCGAGAACTCAAAGACCAGGGACAGGATGAGTCGAGGGCCGATCTTCAGTCGTTGATGCGCGGCTCATAGAGCAGAAGAACACGATGACATCGTTGAACGGTTTGTGTTCTCTGTTCTCTCGTAAAGAGGATCTATGCAGCGTTTGAAAATTCTGATCTGGCATATTCACGGCAGCTACCTCAACACGCTGGGACGGATCGAGCATGACTGGTATCTGCCGGTCAAGCCGGGGCGGCCCGAAGGCTACGGCGGACGCGGCCCGACCTTCGATCTGCCCGACTATGTGCGCGAGGTTTCCGCCGAGCAGGTTCGCGATCTCGATCTGGATCTGATCATCTATCAGACGCCGAAGAACTATCTTGAGGACCAGTTCGAGATCCTGAGCGAGGAGCAGCAACGGCTGCCGAAGATCTATCTTGAGCACAACACGCCCAGGCCGGACCCAGTCGCGACGCGCCATCCGATCGACGATCCGAACGTGCTGCTGGTGCATGTGACGCACTACAACCGCCTGATGTGGGATAACGGTCGCACGCCGACGATGGTCATCGAGCACAGCGTGGCGATCGATCCCTCGGCGGTCTATCGCGGCCAGATCGAGCGCGGCATTACGGTGATCAACGGCATGCAAAAGCGTCCGCGCATCGCCGGATACGACCTCTTTTTGCAGACTCGCGAGGCGGTTCCGCTGGATGCGGCGGGCATGCAGACCGAGGAGTTTGGCGGCCTGGGCGATATTCCCTACCGCGATCTGCACCGCCGCGTGGCCGAGTACCGCCTCATGTTCAGCCCGATCCGCTACACCAGCCTGCCGCTTGCGGTGATCGAGGGCATGACGATCGGCATGCCTGTGGTGGCGCTGGCGACGACCGAATTGCCGACGGTGATCGAGCATGGCGTCAGCGGCTACGTCTCCTGCGATCTCGACGAGCTGATCGAAAACATGCGCGGCCTGCTGGCGCATCCCGACGAGGCGCGGCGCGTCGGCGCAAACGCGAGAGCGGTCGCCCGTGAGCGCTTTAGCCTTGAGCGCTTCAGCCGCGATTGGAACGCGGCCTTTGCGCGAGTGATGGGATAGGGAAGAACAAAGAACAAAGGGCCGAGGCCGGAAACTTGAAACTTGAAACTCGAAGCTGGCCCGTCGCGGTAGCCGGAGAGAAAACCATGAATCGACCGATACGCATCGCGTTTCTTAGCGAGCATGCCAGTCCGGTCGCGTTGCTGGGCAGCACCGACGCAGGCGGGCAGAACGTGTACGTAGATGAGCTGAGCCGCAACCTCGGCCAGTTGGGCTATGCCGTCGATGTGTTTACCCGCCGCGAGAGCGCCGACGCGCCCGCTGTGATCGAGTGGGCACCCGGCGTGCGCGTGATCAACCTTCTGGCGGGAGCGGCCCGTGTGCTGCCCAAGGATGATCTCTGGCCGCTGATGCCCGCGTTTCGTGATGCGCTGCTCGACTTCATGGCTTGTGATGGCGGCCACTACGATCTGATCCACGGCAACTTCTGGATGTCGGGCTGGGTCGCCGCCGATCTCCGCGACCGGCTCGGCGTTCCGGCGGTCCAGATCTTCCATGCGATGGGCAAGACCAAGCGCCGCCACCAGGGCAGCGCCGATACCAGCCCGCCGGAGCGCATCGAGGTCGAGCTGGACGTGGTGCGGCGCGTCGACCGGCTGATCGCGCAGTGTCCGAGCGAGCGCGCCGAGCTGATCGACGACTACGGGGCGGAGCCGCGCACGGTGGCGATTGTGCCGTCGGCGGTCAATGTCGAGCGCTTCAGGCCGGTGCCGCAGGCCGAGGCTCGCCGCCGGGTTGGGCTGAGCGAGCGCGATTGCGTGATCGCCTACATCGGGCGGATGCTGCCGCGCAAAGATCCGCATAACATCGTGCGCGCCGTGGCGCTGCTGGCGCGGCGTACAGACCTGCCAATCAAGCTGCTGCTGGTCGGCGGCGAGAGCGCGGAGCCCGATCCGGCGGTGACGCCAGAGATCGGGGTGTTGCGGCAACTGGCGGCAGAGTTGGGCATCGCCGCTCTGCTCCATTTTGCGGGCCAGCGCCAGCCGGATGTGCTGCGCGACTACTATAGCGCGGGCGATGTGATGGTGACAACGCCCTGGTACGAGCCGTACGGCCTGACGCCGCTCGAAGCGATGGCCTGCGGTCGTCCGGTGATCGGCGCGGCGGTCGGCGGGATTGCCTTCACGGTAGCGCATGGCACGACTGGCTTTCTGGTGCCGCCGCGCGATCCCGAAGCGCTGGCTCAGCGGCTTGAGCAGTTGTTGACCAGCCCGGAGCTGCGCGCCGAGATGGGCCGCGCCGCGCGCCTGCGGGTAGAGCATGAGTTCACCTGGCCGGTCGTCGCGCAGCGCACCGCCGCGCTCTACGAGATGCTGCTGGAGCAAAGAACAAAGAACAAAGAGCTAAGCGTTCAGAGGGCACCAGGAACCAAGCACCGGAAACTCGAAACTTGAAACTTGAAACTTGAAACTCGAAACTTGAAACTTGAAACTTGAAACCTGAACCAGGCCCCGTGATTTTGTATCAGGTGAAGGGGATCGTAGAGTATGGCGCTTGTCGATGTGCTGATTCCAACCTGTGGTCGTAAAACGGCGCTGGCGATGC
This DNA window, taken from Herpetosiphonaceae bacterium, encodes the following:
- a CDS encoding glycosyltransferase family 9 protein; this encodes MSEWRAARNILAIRPDNIGDVVMLGPALRAVKETSPHARLTLLASTGGATAAPLLPWIDEVIPWRTLWQDLGHLPFDPARERALIDLLAERAFDAALIFTSFSQTPHVPGYVCYLAGIPLRAGESKEFGGRALSTELRGAPDELHQVERNLRLVEHLGFVASDRRLALSISDAARAAVPNLLRRAGLDPDAPYVLCHPGASARARRYPPERSGQLVDLLMRQGWQVLVTGVEREAALIEQVLAYAPQAACLLGGTTLSEYAALIERAALVICGNTLPLHLADALMTPVLGLYSGTDYEEQWRPRFTRSRLLRIPTPCHPCYLFECPIGQPCLDISPEEALAASLELLEEPNEAEVGGVGV
- a CDS encoding glycosyltransferase family 9 protein, whose amino-acid sequence is MSHSAVPSSPLAVRAETVRKIAIFRALFLGDLLCAVPALRALRRRYPHAEITLIGLSWAADFVRRVPYVDRFVAFPGYEGVREVPYNARQTRAFLAEAHATGYDLALQMHGTGEVSNGFVAALGARVSLGYRAAADDRLAFSLLYEARQHEILRWLRLVEVLGAPTDDLRTEFPVTKAEERQAIELLAAPSLYGSRSGQVIGLHAGAKDPARRWSPERFAAVADALVERFGARIVLTGSAGERNITAAVQGAMRHPVRDLAGLTDLGTFAALIGHLDLLITNDTGASHLAAAANTPSVVLFGPSRPEEWAPLDRERHHVIDALALDGHHADPSTALQYLPVAPVLDASVAALEHRESRAENQEPSSASREPKVWQHRRKIRELKDQGQDESRADLQSLMRGS
- a CDS encoding glycosyltransferase; protein product: MQRLKILIWHIHGSYLNTLGRIEHDWYLPVKPGRPEGYGGRGPTFDLPDYVREVSAEQVRDLDLDLIIYQTPKNYLEDQFEILSEEQQRLPKIYLEHNTPRPDPVATRHPIDDPNVLLVHVTHYNRLMWDNGRTPTMVIEHSVAIDPSAVYRGQIERGITVINGMQKRPRIAGYDLFLQTREAVPLDAAGMQTEEFGGLGDIPYRDLHRRVAEYRLMFSPIRYTSLPLAVIEGMTIGMPVVALATTELPTVIEHGVSGYVSCDLDELIENMRGLLAHPDEARRVGANARAVARERFSLERFSRDWNAAFARVMG
- a CDS encoding glycosyltransferase, with translation MNRPIRIAFLSEHASPVALLGSTDAGGQNVYVDELSRNLGQLGYAVDVFTRRESADAPAVIEWAPGVRVINLLAGAARVLPKDDLWPLMPAFRDALLDFMACDGGHYDLIHGNFWMSGWVAADLRDRLGVPAVQIFHAMGKTKRRHQGSADTSPPERIEVELDVVRRVDRLIAQCPSERAELIDDYGAEPRTVAIVPSAVNVERFRPVPQAEARRRVGLSERDCVIAYIGRMLPRKDPHNIVRAVALLARRTDLPIKLLLVGGESAEPDPAVTPEIGVLRQLAAELGIAALLHFAGQRQPDVLRDYYSAGDVMVTTPWYEPYGLTPLEAMACGRPVIGAAVGGIAFTVAHGTTGFLVPPRDPEALAQRLEQLLTSPELRAEMGRAARLRVEHEFTWPVVAQRTAALYEMLLEQRTKNKELSVQRAPGTKHRKLET